Proteins encoded within one genomic window of Argiope bruennichi chromosome 7, qqArgBrue1.1, whole genome shotgun sequence:
- the LOC129976466 gene encoding zinc finger protein 569-like, with protein MCSEVFSSQEYMMPQILTDIKEKPFVCDVCNKGFSLRGSLKIHLRTHTKDNLYACNVCDKTFSVLGSLKGHLRTHTKEKPYVCEICSEAFYQKGNLTGHLRTHTKEKPYICVICSKTFSRRGNLKTHLRTHTKEKSYVCEICSEAFCQKGNLKSHLLTHKKEKPYICEICNKAFSQRGSLKIHLRTHTNEKPYICETCNKAFTRRGSLNIHLRTHTKEKPYICQICNKAFSERRSLKIHLSTHTEEKPYVCEICSKTFPGRRHLKIHLRTHTKEKPYVCEICSKTFSERGNLKKHLRTHINEKPLV; from the coding sequence ATGTGTAGTGAAGTCTTTTCTTCGCAGGAATATATGATGCCACAAATCTTGACGGATATTAAAGAGAAACCATTCGTTTGTGATGTGTGCAACAAAGGGTTCTCTTTACGAGGaagtttaaagatacatttaaggacgcatacgaaagatAATCTGTATGCTTGTAATGTGTGCGATAAAACATTTTCTGTATTAGGAAGTTTAAAGGGCCATTTacggacgcatacgaaagagaaaccgtatgtttgtgagatttgcagcGAAGCTTTTtatcaaaaaggaaatttaacgGGCCATTTACGGACGcacacgaaagagaaaccgtacaTTTGTGTGATATGCAGTAAAACGTTTTCTCGACGAGgaaatttaaagacacatttacggacgcatacgaaagagaaatcgtatgtttgtgagatttgcagtgAAGCTTTTTgtcaaaaaggaaatttgaagAGCCATTTACTGACGCATAAgaaagagaaaccatatatttgtgagatatgcaataaagcgttttctcaaAGAGGaagtttaaagatacatttaaggACACATACGAAtgagaaaccatatatttgtgagaCATGCAATAAAGCGTTTACTCGAAGAGGaagtttaaatatacatttaaggacacatacgaaagagaaaccatatatttgtcagatatgcaataaagcgttttctgaAAGGCGaagtttaaagatacatttaagtACGCATACGGAAGAGAAACCATATGTTTGTGAGATATGTAGTAAAACGTTTCCTGGACGAAGACACTTAAAGATACATTTAAGAACGcacacgaaagagaaaccgtatgtttgtgagataTGCAGTAAAACGTTTTCAGAGCgaggaaatttaaagaaacatttaaggaCGCATATAAATGAGAAACCGCTCGTTTGA
- the LOC129975009 gene encoding uncharacterized protein LOC129975009, with product MAERSSRRRHLSKKQKDFLKKTLLRLLAVLSEEVEEEMNATKRTWVKKWIRKRDELGTSNLLLKELAAEDPKEYCLFLRLTPEMFNNLLCRISDTIQRQNTIMRGSLSAKIKLELTLTFLTSGCSYRTLSHLFRVPKSTISSTISEVLDAIYESLNEFIKVPSTTEEWAAIKQGFLNAWNFPNCHGALDGKHVLIQAPPNCGSQFFNYKGFHSIILLALASWDYTFLYIDVGCNGIVSNGGVLQNSALYEKLERYTLFGTDGCIIGDDTFPLKPYLMKPFKIHPLTTEKKIFNYRLSRARRVVENAFGILTSRFRIFTRKIECQLSTTDKTVKASCALHNWLIKTSYLSRGSLDEENIETGEIIPSQWRSEITELFNIQSISGRNCKSSKLSKLYRNNLARYFSNEGAVPWQNGKV from the exons ATGGCTGAACGAAGCAGCCGAAGAAGGCATTTATCAAAGAAAcagaaagattttttgaaaaaaactctACTTCGTCTTCTTGCGGTTCTATCTGAGGAAGTAGAGGAAGAAATGAACGCCACAAAACGTACTTGGGTTAAAAAATGGATTAGAAAAAGAGATGAACTCGGCACTTCTAATCTTCTTTTAAAAGAGTTAGCTGCCGAGGATCCGAAAGAGTACTGCCTTTTTTTAAGACTAACTCCGGAGATGTTTAACAATTTGCTATGCCGAATTTCAGATACAATTCAACGGCAGAACACAATAATGAGAGGCAGTTTATCTGCAAAAATTAAACTGGAATTAACGCTGACCTTTTTAACCAGTGGATGCAGTTATAGAACGCTGAGCCATCTCTTCCGTGTGCCTAAGAGCACCATCAGTTCTACGATTTCAGAAGTTTTGGATGCTATTTATGAAAGCTTGAATGAATTCATAAAg gtCCCCTCTACTACAGAAGAATGGGCTGCTATTAAGCAAGGTTTTTTGAATGCGTGGAATTTCCCAAATTGTCATGGGGCACTTGATGGAAAACATGTCCTGATACAGGCACCTCCTAATTGTGGCTCACAATTTTTCAACTACAAAGGATTCCACAGTATAATTCTACTAGCATTAGCTAGTTGGGATTACACGTTTCTGTATATTGATGTTGGATGCAATGGAATAGTTTCCAATGGAGGAGTACTACAGAACAGTGCGCTCTACGAAAAATTAGAACGATACACTTTATTTGGTACAGATGGATGCATTATTGGGGATGATACGTTTCCCTTGAAACCATATTTGATGAAGCCATTCAAAATTCATCCACTGACTACCGAGAAAAAGATATTCAACTACCGTCTAAGTAGAGCTAGACGAGTTGTAGAAAATGCTTTCGGTATTTTAACTAGCAGATTTAGAATCTTCACAAGAAAAATTGAATGCCAGTTATCTACAACTGACAAAACTGTGAAAGCATCTTGTGCTTTGCACAACTGGCTCATCAAAACATCTTATCTATCTCGGGGGTCTTTggatgaagaaaatattgaaacaggTGAGATTATTCCTAGTCAGTGGAGATCAGAAATAACCGAATTATTCAACATTCAGAGTATTTCTGGTCGAAACTGCAAATCATCAAAACTTTCCAAATTGTACAGGAATAATCTTGCCAGATATTTCAGTAATGAAGGAGCTGTGCCATGGCAAAATGGTAAAGTataa
- the LOC129975008 gene encoding zinc finger protein 84-like: MFTKVFSTQEYVMQQISTHIKEKPFVCNVCDKIFSHKGILKTHLRTHTNEKPYVCEICNKASSHKGNLKKHLLTHTKEKPYVCEICSKTFSQSESFKTHLRTHTKEKPYVCEVCSKAFNQRLSLKAHLRTHSKEKPYVCKVCSKAFTEQGNLKAHLRTHTKEKPYVCEICYKAFSQRGSLKTHLTTHTKEKPYICEICYKAFSQRINLKRHLTTHTKEKPYICEICNKAFSHKDSLKRHFLTHTKEKPYVCEICSKTFSQSESLKTHLRTHTKEKPYVCEICNKASSHKGNLKKHLLTHTKEKPYICEICNKASSRKDSLKQHLLTHTKEKPYICEICNKASSHKGNLKKHLLTHTKEKSYVCEICSKTFSQSESLKTHLRTHTKEKPYVCEICNKASSHKGNLKKHLLTHERETIYL; encoded by the coding sequence ATGTTTACTAAAGTCTTTTCTACGCAGGAATATGTAATGCAACAAATCTCGACGCATATTAAAGAGAAACCATTTGTTTGTAATGTgtgcgataaaatattttctcacaaaggaattttaaagacacatttaaggacgcatacgaacgagaaaccgtatgtttgtgagatttgcaaTAAAGCGTCATCTCACAAaggtaatttaaagaaacatttactgacgcatacgaaagagaaaccgtatgtttgtgagatttgcagtaAAACGTTTTCTCAAAGCGAAAGTTTCAAGACACACTtaaggacgcatacgaaagagaagcCGTATGTTTGTGAGGTTTGCAGCAAAGCGTTTAATCAACGATTAAGTTTGAAAGCACATTTAAGGACTCAttcgaaagagaaaccgtatgtttgtaaGGTTTGCAGTAAAGCGTTTACTGAACAAGGAAATTTGAAGGCACATTtaaggacgcatacgaaagagaagcCGTATGTTTGTGAGATATGCTATAAAGCTTTTTCTCAAAGAGGAAGTTTAAAGACACATTTAacgacgcatacgaaagagaaaccatatatttgtgagaTTTGCTATAAAGCTTTTtctcaaagaataaatttaaagagacatttaacgacacatacgaaagagaaaccatatatttgtgagatttgcaataaagcgttttctcacAAAGATAGCTTAAAGAGACATTTTctgacgcatacgaaagagaaaccgtatgtttgtgagatttgcagtaAAACGTTTTCTCAAAGCGAAAGTTTGAAGACACACTtaaggacgcatacgaaagagaaaccgtatgtttgtgagatttgcaaTAAAGCGTCTTCTCACAAaggtaatttaaagaaacatttactgacgcatacgaaagagaaaccatatatttgtgagaTTTGCAATAAAGCGTCTTCTCGCAAAGATAGCTTAAAACAACATTTActgacgcatacgaaagagaaaccatatatttgtgagaTTTGCAATAAAGCGTCTTCTCACAAaggtaatttaaagaaacatttactgacgcatacgaaagagaaatcgtatgtttgtgagatttgcagtaAAACATTTTCTCAAAGCGAAAGTTTGAAGACACACTtaaggacgcatacgaaagagaaaccgtatgtttgtgagatttgcaaTAAAGCGTCTTCTCACAAaggtaatttaaagaaacatttactgACGCATgaaagagaaaccatatatttgtga